A window of the Alnus glutinosa chromosome 4, dhAlnGlut1.1, whole genome shotgun sequence genome harbors these coding sequences:
- the LOC133867362 gene encoding laccase-1, translating to MLGLCNSHRLFVVTLVVLAGIQPSYSSPTTRYFQFNVEWKKVTRLCHTKPLLTVNGEYPGPTVAVHEGDNVEVKVTNRIAKNTTIHWHGIRQLRSGWADGPAYITQCPIRGGQSYTYVFSVIDQRGTLLWHAHYGWQRASVYGAFIIYPRMPYPFSAVPIKAEVPIIFGEWWNGDVDAVENEMMLYGSGPNSSDAYTINGLPGPLYPCSNKDTFIQTVERGKTYMLRIINAALNDELFFAIANHTLTVVEVDAIYTKPFTTTAIMVAPGQTTDVLITANQIPDSSGMFLMAATPYVTAIFPFNNSTTIAFLKYKNTGNEKFEAPTLPRSLTLGNLPEMRDTAFATKFSKKLRSLASLEYPCNVPKKIDKRVITTISLNLQDCPANKTCKGYGDKRFSASMNNQSFVRPSKSILESYYKNLATDAYSTDFPEKPRNAFDYTGVDPLAENMNAEFGTRILVVSYGTSIEIVLQGTSFLNVENHPIHVHGHNFFIVGSGFGNFNVAKHPAKYNLVDPPERNTVAVPAGGWAAIRLKADNPGVWFIHCHLEEHTSWGLSTAFIVKNGHGHSQSLLPPPEDFPLC from the exons ATGTTGGGTTTGTGCAATAGTCATAGGTTGTTTGTAGTAACTTTAGTGGTGCTTGCTGGGATTCAGCCATCGTATTCTTCACCGACCACTCGGTACTTTCAATTTAAT GTTGAGTGGAAGAAGGTAACACGTTTGTGCCACACAAAGCCACTGCTGACAGTGAATGGGGAGTATCCAGGGCCGACCGTTGCTGTCCATGAAGGTGACAATGTTGAAGTAAAGGTCACTAATCGTATTGCCAAAAACACTACCATCCATTg GCATGGAATAAGGCAACTGAGAAGTGGATGGGCAGATGGGCCGGCATACATTACACAATGTCCGATTAGAGGAGGGCAGTCATACACATATGTGTTCAGTGTGATCGACCAAAGAGGCACCCTCCTATGGCATGCGCATTATGGCTGGCAACGTGCTTCAGTCTACGGTGCCTTCATAATCTACCCTCGCATGCCATATCCTTTTTCAGCAGTACCAATCAAAGCTGAAGTCCCCATTATCTTTG GTGAATGGTGGAATGGAGATGTAGATGCAGTGGAAAATGAGATGATGTTGTACGGAAGTGGACCTAATAGTTCTGATGCTTATACCATTAATGGCTTGCCAGGACCTCTTTATCCTTGCTCTAACAAAG ATACTTTCATCCAGACGGTCGAGCGTGGCAAAACCTACATGCTTAGAATCATTAATGCTGCACTCAATGATGAGCTCTTCTTCGCAATAGCTAACCACACATTGACAGTTGTTGAAGTTGATGCTATTTACACAAAACCTTTCACAACCACAGCCATTATGGTTGCTCCTGGACAAACTACTGATGTTCTGATCACTGCAAACCAAATTCCAGACTCATCAGGCATGTTTCTAATGGCTGCCACGCCTTATGTCACTGCCATTTTCCCATTCAACAACTCCACTACAATTGCCTTTCTAAAGTACAAAAACACAGGGAATGAAAAATTTGAGGCCCCAACTTTGCCGAGGAGTCTTACACTTGGGAACCTTCCTGAAATGAGAGACACTGCCTTTGCCACAAAATTCTCTAAGAAGCTCCGCAGCCTTGCATCTCTTGAGTATCCTTGTAATGTGCCCAAAAAGATTGACAAGCGAGTCATAACAACGATAAGCCTTAACCTTCAAGATTGTCCTGCAAACAAAACCTGCAAGGGCTATGGTGATAAGAGATTCTCTGCTTCGATGAACAACCAATCCTTTGTTCGGCCTTCTAAGTCGATATTGGAATCTTATTACAAGAACCTCGCTACAGATGCATACTCGACTGATTTCCCGGAAAAGCCGCGGAATGCGTTTGATTATACCGGTGTCGATCCGTTAGCAGAAAACATGAATGCAGAGTTTGGTACAAGGATTTTGGTAGTGTCGTATGGCACAAGTATAGAAATCGTGCTGCAGGGTACAAGCTTTCTTAATGTGGAGAACCATCCGATTCATGTCCATGGCCACAACTTCTTCATTGTTGGCAGCGGGTTTGGAAATTTCAATGTTGCCAAGCATCCAGCAAAATACAACCTGGTTGATCCTCCAGAGAGGAACACGGTGGCAGTTCCGGCTGGCGGATGGGCAGCAATCCGATTGAAGGCAGACAATCCTGGAGTATGGTTCATACATTGCCATCTTGAGGAACATACTTCCTGGGGTCTCTCCACAGCTTTCATTGTCAAAAATGGTCACGGCCACTCTCAAAGCTTGCTTCCTCCACCTGAAGATTTTCCCTTATGTTGA